ATCGCGGTTTACCTTATTTGGCGCACTGGCGCTTTGGGCCGTTCAGGCGCAGGCTGTGGACGTCACCGTCGCGTATCAAACCTCCGCCGAGCCGGCAAAAGTGGCGCAGGCGGACAAAACCTTCGAGAAAGCGAGCGGCGCGAAAGTTGACTGGCGTAAGTTCGACAGCGGCGCCAGCATCGTGCGGGCCCTTGCTTCCGGCGACGTGCAGATTGGCAACCTCGGCTCCAGCCCGCTGGCGGTCGCGGCCAGTCAGCAGGTGCCGATCGAAGTCTTCCTGCTGGCCTCGCAGCTCGGCAATTCCGAAGCGCTGGTGGTGAAGAAAAACATCACTAAGCCCGAAGATCTGATCGGCAAACGCATCGCGGTGCCCTTTATCTCCACCACTCACTACAGCCTGCTCGCGGCCCTGAAACACTGGAACATTAAGCCGGGGCAGGTGGAAATCATCAACCTGCAACCGCCGGCCATTATCGCCGCCTGGCAGCGTGGCGATATTGATGGCGCCTATGTCTGGTCGCCTGCGGTGAACGAGCTGGAGAAAGACGGCAGCGTGCTGACCGACTCCGCCCAGGTGGGCCAGTGGGGCGCGCCAACCCTCGACGTCTGGGTAGTGCGTAAAGACTTTGCCGAGAAGCATCCTGAAGTGGTGAAAGCCTTCGCCAAAAGCGCCATCGATGCCCAGCAACCCTACATCGCCAACCCGGATGAGTGGCTGAAACAGCCTGCCAACCTGGAGAAACTCGCCCGCCTGAGCGGCGTGCCGGAGGCCGACGTGCCGGGTCTGGTGAAAGGCAATACCTATCTGACGCCTGCCCAGCAACAGCAGCAGCTGTCAGGCCCGGTGAACAAAGCCATTATTGATACCGCCGGCTTCCTGAAAGAGCAGGGCAAAGTGCCCGCGGTGGCGGCGGATTACAGCCAGTACGTGACCGATCGCTTTGTGAAGTAAGGGGGCCGTATGCTGAATATTACAAATCTGTACGCCGATTACGCTGGCAAGCCTGCGCTGGAAGATATCAACCTGACGCTGGATAGCGGCGAGCTGCTGGTGGTGCTCGGCCCGTCCGGCTGCGGGAAGACCACGCTGCTGAATCTGATCGCCGGGTTTGTACCCTATCAGCACGGCACCATTCAACTCGAAGGGAAAAAGGTGGAGGGCCCCGGCGCCGAGCGCGGCGTGGTCTTCCAGAACGAAGGGCTGCTGCCGTGGCGTAACGTGCAGGAGAACGTCGCTTTCGGCCTGCAGCTGGCGGGCACCTCGCGGGAACAACGGCTGGCCATTGCGCGCGAGATGCTGAAAAAAGTGGGCCTGGAAGGGGCGGAAAAACGCTTTATCTGGCAGCTCTCCGGCGGCCAGCGTCAGCGCGTCGGCATCGCCCGGGCGCTGGCGGCCAATCCGCAGCTATTGCTGCTGGATGAACCCTTCGGGGCGCTGGACGCCTTTACCCGCGAGCAGATGCAAACCCTGCTTCTGCGCCTGTGGCACGAGACCGGCAAGCAGGTCCTGCTGATCACCCACGACATCGAAGAAGCGGTGTTTATGGCTACCGAACTGGTGCTGCTTTCACCGGGGCCGGGCCGGGTGCTCGAGCGTCTGCCGCTCAACTTTGCCCGCCGCTTTGTTGGCGGGGAACCGGTGCGCAGTATCAAGTCTGATCCCGAATTTATCGCCCAGCGCGAATACGTGCTGAGCCGCGTGTTTGAGCAGCGGGAGGCCTTCTCATGAGCATTGTGGTGAATGACAAAACGGCGG
This Leclercia sp. S52 DNA region includes the following protein-coding sequences:
- the tauA gene encoding taurine ABC transporter substrate-binding protein; protein product: MAISSRFTLFGALALWAVQAQAVDVTVAYQTSAEPAKVAQADKTFEKASGAKVDWRKFDSGASIVRALASGDVQIGNLGSSPLAVAASQQVPIEVFLLASQLGNSEALVVKKNITKPEDLIGKRIAVPFISTTHYSLLAALKHWNIKPGQVEIINLQPPAIIAAWQRGDIDGAYVWSPAVNELEKDGSVLTDSAQVGQWGAPTLDVWVVRKDFAEKHPEVVKAFAKSAIDAQQPYIANPDEWLKQPANLEKLARLSGVPEADVPGLVKGNTYLTPAQQQQQLSGPVNKAIIDTAGFLKEQGKVPAVAADYSQYVTDRFVK
- the tauB gene encoding taurine ABC transporter ATP-binding subunit, giving the protein MLNITNLYADYAGKPALEDINLTLDSGELLVVLGPSGCGKTTLLNLIAGFVPYQHGTIQLEGKKVEGPGAERGVVFQNEGLLPWRNVQENVAFGLQLAGTSREQRLAIAREMLKKVGLEGAEKRFIWQLSGGQRQRVGIARALAANPQLLLLDEPFGALDAFTREQMQTLLLRLWHETGKQVLLITHDIEEAVFMATELVLLSPGPGRVLERLPLNFARRFVGGEPVRSIKSDPEFIAQREYVLSRVFEQREAFS